The genome window CAGAGCGCGTTCAAGTCTCGGCGCGCCGCTCCTGCGGCAGAAAAACGCCCTCAACGACGAGCAGCGCCACGCCCGCCGTGATGAAGACATCGGCGACATTAAACACGTAGTTCGCGAGAGGTCCGACGGGCAGGCTGGTGTGCAGATAGAAGAAATCGGCGACCGCCCCCCGTGTGATGCGGTCGGCGGCGTTGCCGAGCGCGCCGCCGATGATCAATCCCAGCGCCACAGCGGTCGCGCGGCTTTGCGTGCGCACCATCCAGATGGCCAGTCCGGCGATGATCGCGCCCTGCATCGTCAACAGCGCGAGTCGGGTCAAGGTTTCGTGGGCCGGAAACAGCGAATAGGAGACGCCATAGTTCCAGGACAGCACGACGTCGAGGAACGGCGCAAGGCTCATCGGCGGCCGGGCGGCGACGTCGAATATATTCAGCATCCAGAATTTATGCGCCTGGTCGAAGGCCAGAGCGGCGAGCGCCGCGGCGAGGCCCAGTGCGCGGGGGGAAAGTCTGCCAGACAAGCGGGATCTCCATGACGCCACCGCAGCATTAAGCCGGATCAATCCGAAAAAGAAACGGCCCCGCTCATCCGACGAGATCACTGGGCGACGATCGTCGTCCTTCTGCTGGAACCCATCCAGAACGGAGCCGGCGAAGGCGTTGATCTGAAGCTCTCCGCACCGAATTTGATCGCCTGTGCAAACGAACGGTGCGAGGCGCGGCGCCCGACCGATTTCATGAAATGGCTAAGATCAGTCTTTAGGCTGCGCGTGGCTGCAGGGCCAAAAAACCCAAAATTCTGCGCCTTTCCCCAACTTGACAGCGGTTGGCCTCGCCCATATCTGTGTGGCGCTTGCTGGCACTCATCGCAAGCGAGTGCCAGCAAGCCTTCGCATATCCCTTTTTGACGGGGCCCGAACCCCGTCAGGTCAGAAAAGGAAAGATCAACAATGACGTTCCGTCCCCTCCACGACCGCGTCGTGGTCAAGCGACTCGAAGGCGAGGAAAAAACCAAAGGCGGCATCATCATTCCCGACACCGCGAAAGAGAAGCCGCAAGAGGGCAAAGTGATTTCCGTCGGCCCCGGCGCGCGCGACGAAAACGGCAAGCTGAACCCGCTGGACGTCAAGTCCGGCGACCGCGTGCTCTTCGGCAAATGGTCCGGCACCGAAGTCAAGATCGACGGCGACGACCTGCTCATCATGAAGGAAAGCGACATCCTCGGCATCGTCGACTGACTCGACGCCGTTCGCTTCCAACTCAGGAGAATTGTAAATGGCTGCAAAAGACGTCCGTTTCTCCACTGACGCCCGCGATCGCATTCTGCGCGGCGTCGAAATCCTCAACAACGCCGTCAAGGTGACGCTCGGGCCCAAGGGCCGCAACGTGGTCATCGAAAAGTCCTTCGGCGCGCCGCGCATCAGCAAGGACGGCGTCACCGTCGCCAAGGAAATTGAACTTGCCGACAGGTTCGAAAACCTCGGCGCCCAGCTCGTCCGCGAAGTCGCCTCCAAGCAGAACGACATCGCCGGCGACGGCACGACGACCGCGACGGTTCTCGCTGCGTCGATCGCCCGCGAAGGCTCCAAGGCGGTGGCCGCCGGACTCAACCCGATGGATCTGAAGCGCGGCGTCGATCTCGCCGTGGAAGCCATCGTCGCCGATCTCAAGCAGCATTCGAAGAAGGTCACCTCGAACGACGAGATCGCGCAGGTCGGCACGATTTCGGCGAATGGCGACAAGTTCATCGGCGAAGAAATCGCCAAGGCGATGCAGAAGGTCGGCAATGAGGGCGTGATCACGGTCGAGGAGGCGAAGAGCCTCGAGACCGAGACCGACATCGTCGAAGGCATGCAGTTCGATCGGGGCTATCTCTCGCCCTATTTCATCACCAACGCCGAGAAGATGATCGCCGAACTCGACGATCCCTACATCCTCATCCACGAGAAGAAGCTCTCGACGCTGCAGCCGCTGCTGCCGATCCTCGAAGCCGTCGTGCAGACCGGCAAGCCGCTGCTCATCGTCGCCGAGGACATCGAAGGCGAAGCGCTGGCGACCCTCGTCGTCAACAAGCTGCGCGGCGGGTTGAAGATCGCCGCCGTCAAGGCGCCGGGCTTCGGCGATCGCCGCA of Methylocystis sp. SC2 contains these proteins:
- the lspA gene encoding signal peptidase II is translated as MSGRLSPRALGLAAALAALAFDQAHKFWMLNIFDVAARPPMSLAPFLDVVLSWNYGVSYSLFPAHETLTRLALLTMQGAIIAGLAIWMVRTQSRATAVALGLIIGGALGNAADRITRGAVADFFYLHTSLPVGPLANYVFNVADVFITAGVALLVVEGVFLPQERRAET
- the groES gene encoding co-chaperone GroES, whose amino-acid sequence is MTFRPLHDRVVVKRLEGEEKTKGGIIIPDTAKEKPQEGKVISVGPGARDENGKLNPLDVKSGDRVLFGKWSGTEVKIDGDDLLIMKESDILGIVD
- the groL gene encoding chaperonin GroEL (60 kDa chaperone family; promotes refolding of misfolded polypeptides especially under stressful conditions; forms two stacked rings of heptamers to form a barrel-shaped 14mer; ends can be capped by GroES; misfolded proteins enter the barrel where they are refolded when GroES binds), which gives rise to MAAKDVRFSTDARDRILRGVEILNNAVKVTLGPKGRNVVIEKSFGAPRISKDGVTVAKEIELADRFENLGAQLVREVASKQNDIAGDGTTTATVLAASIAREGSKAVAAGLNPMDLKRGVDLAVEAIVADLKQHSKKVTSNDEIAQVGTISANGDKFIGEEIAKAMQKVGNEGVITVEEAKSLETETDIVEGMQFDRGYLSPYFITNAEKMIAELDDPYILIHEKKLSTLQPLLPILEAVVQTGKPLLIVAEDIEGEALATLVVNKLRGGLKIAAVKAPGFGDRRKAMLEDIAILTGGELIAEDLGIKLENVTLAMLGRAKRVRIEKENTTIIDGAGEKKDIEARISQIKGQIEETTSDYDREKLQERLAKLAGGVAVIRVGGATEVEVKEKKDRVDDALNATRAAVEEGVSPGGGVALLRAIKALDAVKVGNPDQQTGVDIVRKAIQAPARQIVDNAGGDGAVVVGKLLEASEYGYGFDAQKGEYGDLMKLGIIDPTKVVRTALQDAASIAGLIITTEATITEAPKKEGPPAMPGGGGMGGMDF